The window TGCTGGTGTCGGATCCCATGTCGTCGGTGACTTGCAGCATCAGGGATCGCGGCACCGACGCGCTGCTGGAAGGCCTGAACGGGAAATACCTGCGGCTGAATTACATTCCGCCGGACAGCAATATCGCGGTCGGCGACACGATAGTAACGTCAGCCGTGAGCGTGCTGTTCCCGGCGGGCGTAACGGTCGGCAGGGTAGTCGAGCTGTACCCCAGGGAAGCGTTCATGACATTTCTTTCCGCGCGGATCGAACCGGCCGTAAATATCGGCGGGATCGGCGAGGTGTTTGTGCTGGCCGGAGGGCAGAAATGAACTTTTTGCTTTGGCCGCTGCTGTTTTGCGGGTTTGCCGGCGCGCACTGGTTTGTCGGGCAGTACTGCGCGTTTTTCGGAACGGCGCCGTCGGTTCTGCTGGCGGCTACGGTGGCGTGCGCTATCGCGAGCGCGCCGGCCCAGGCGATGGCGTTCGGGTTTTTTGCGGGTCTGTTCGCGGATTTTCTCGCGGTGCATTTGTTCGGCGGATACGCGCTGCTTTTTGTGATTACGGCCTATGCGGTCTGCTTCGCCAAATCGCGGATCTATTTTGAAACGCCGGCCGCCCAGTTCTGGCTGTGCGCCGCGCTGACTCTGTTGTGCGCGGCGGGTTATATGGCGGAGAGTCTGGTTTTTCTGGACAAGCCGTTTCCGGTCGTGTGGCGGACATGGTTTTTGACGCCGGTTTATAACGGGGCGCTGTGCATGGCGGCGTTTCCGTTTTTCCTGCTGTTCCGTCCGGTCCGCCGGATAACTTCCGGCGGCGGGCTGTTCGGACGGTGACCGGGAGGTTCCGGCCTGGCCGGGCAGCCGGTTCGGAGGCTCGGTATTTGAAAATGGTATGGGTTTGATAAAAGTCCCAAAAGAGAGGCTGGAACACCTGTGGCTGCTGGTTTATCTGGTGGTCGCGGTGCTTGCGCTGCGGCTGGTGGACATCCAGTTATTCCAGCACAGCCGGTTTCTGGCCGCCGCCGAGCGCAACCGGACGCAGGTGCTTATCCAGAACGCTCCGCGCGGGCGGGTGATAACGAAGGACGGGGCTATTGTAGCCACCAATAAACCCACTTTCAGCCTTGTGTTTCTTCCTGCCGCGTCGGGCGAGACGGGATATTTTGACAAGCTGGCCGGAGATTTCGCGGGCCTGCTGGGCAATGACAAGCTCGAGATTTTAAACATCATGCAGCAAGCCAGCCGTCACGGCCGGCCCGTGCGGCTGGCGGAGAATCTGAGCGCGCGGGAGATGTTTTCGCTTTCGGAGCTTAAAGCGTTGTATCCCGGCATCGAACTGGTGGTGGAAACCAAGCG of the Elusimicrobiaceae bacterium genome contains:
- the mreD gene encoding rod shape-determining protein MreD — protein: MNFLLWPLLFCGFAGAHWFVGQYCAFFGTAPSVLLAATVACAIASAPAQAMAFGFFAGLFADFLAVHLFGGYALLFVITAYAVCFAKSRIYFETPAAQFWLCAALTLLCAAGYMAESLVFLDKPFPVVWRTWFLTPVYNGALCMAAFPFFLLFRPVRRITSGGGLFGR